The region GACCTCGTCGAAGATGCACTGAAACGTCTCACCCGCCGCCCGGCAGGTTTCGATGCAGGCCTTGATCCCCGCCTCACCGGTAGCGCAGTTCGCATTGCCCGCATTGACCAGCAGAGCCGACACCCGCCCGCCCGTAGCCTCCAGGTGCCGCCGCCCCACGATGACCGGAGCCGCCACCACCTGGTTGCGCGTAAACATCGCCGCCGCATTCGCACCCTTGGGAGCTACCGCCACCGCCACGTCCAGGTTCCCGCTCGCCTTGATCCCCGCCTTTACCGCGCCCCATACAAAACCGAGCGGCAGCGCGCCCGTCTGCACCTTATCCGAAATCGCCATCTCAATACTCTATCGAATTATCCGAACTTACTCGCTCAGGCGCACCGACCGCCCCTCCTGCGAGCTCACCCGCGCCAGCTCCAGCACGCGCACGCAATCGTACCCCGCCTCGGCCGGCACCTCCAGCTCGCCGGCCCCGCTGATCGCGTCCCGCACACTCGCATAGAAGTTCCGGTAGTCGCCAATCTCCGACTTCACCGTCGTCTTCACCAGCTCCGCAGGCTTGTTCAGATCGGGCGCGACCGTCAGTGTCCCCCACGCACTCGCATCCTCCTGCAGCCACACCTCATCCGAGCCCATCCGCGGCACCTTCGCACCCTTCAGCAGCGCCGGCTCCTGCGGGTCAAGCCCATATTTCTTGAAGCTCCCCGCCGTCCCATGCAGCAGAAACCGCGGCGAAGCATCGCACGCCAGCATGCTGGACCGGCACCAGGCAATCAAGCCCTTGTACCCCAGCGCGATATCGAACGCGTCTTCAATTCCTTTGGCGTCCCGGTCGGTACGGACGCTCGCCGTGATCGTCTCCGGCTGCCCGAACACGCTGAGCACCTGATCGACCAGGTGCGGCCCCAGGTCCATCAGCAACCCATTCGCCGGGTTCGCCGCCTCCTTCCACGTATTCTCCCGCAGCGTTGGGCGGTATCGGTCATAGTGCGATTCAAACGTCACCAGCCGCCCCAGCGACCCATCCGCCATCACCTTCTTCACTGTCAGAAAGTCCGCATCCCACCGCCGGTTATGAAACGGAGCCAGTACCAGCCCCATCTCCTGCGCCAGTTCGATCAGCTCCCGCGCCTGCTCGCTCGTCGCCGCAAACGGCTTGTCGATGACCACATGCTTCCCAGCCTCGAGCGCCTGCTTCGCCAGCGGAAAATGGGTCTCATTGGGCGTAGCCACCACCACCAGCGCAATCGCCGGGTCAGCCAGCAGCTCTTCCACGGAGCGCACGATCTTCACCTCCGGATACGCCTGCGCCGCCTCATCCCCGCTCCGCTGCACGATCGCCTTCAGCTTCAAACCCGGCACCGCGCTCACAAACGGAGCATGGAACACCTTCGTCGCCAGCCCAAACCCAATCACCCCTACGCCAATCTCAGCCATGTACTCTCTCTCCTCAACTCCAGAACAGCCTGCCTCCGCAGTCTACTCACTCCGGACTCTCTCCGGCCTGTGCATGACCCAGTTTTCCACCGGTCAACCTCGTCCAGACCCGTCGAAAGCCCCAAACCCCGCAGCGTCATGACATAAATGGAACTAACCAGTACAGAAAACACCATTTTTTTGCACTCTTCTGAGTTCACTCCGCATCTTAAACTCACCGGCAAAGAAGAGTACCTCCGCTTCCTCCCGGCAGATCGACTCCAGGAACAGTTACCATTAGATATATGACGAAAACCAAAGCAGTGTCTCGCCCAAGGCTCGCCCAGCTTGCTCTGGCAGCGTGTCTGGTCGGTGGCCCTGTCGTCCTCGCTCCCACCGGCAGCGCGTTTGCTCAGGCTCCCGGCGGTTCCCAGCCCGGCGCAAGCTCGACCGGTACCAGTTCTGGAGCCAACGCCTCCGCCATCCAGTCCGGGCAGACCCAGCTCTACAACGCCACCGGCCAGAATGGTGCCACGCCCACCCAGGATAGCTACAAGGGCTCCATCGTCACCGGAAAAAGCACCGGCACCATGATGGACCTCACCCTGGACGACGCCATCCAGCGCGGCCTGCGCCAGAACCTCGGCATCATCCTCCAGAGCTCCTCCGTCCAGGGCGCAAACGGTCAGCGGCTGGAGCAGCTTCAGCAGCTCCTCCCCACCGTCACCGGTTCCGCCTCCATCGAGGTCGAGCAGGTCAATCTCGCCGCCTACGGCCTCAAGTTCCCCGGCGTCAATCCCATCATCGGACCCTTCCAGGTCGTCGACTTCCGCGCCTACCTGACGCAGAACGTCCTGAACATCGCCGCGCTGCAGAGCTACATCGCCTCCAAGCACAACTTCGCCGGGGCCAAGCTCACCGCGGAAGATGCCCGTGACATGGTCGTCCTCACCGTCGGCAACGCCTACCTGCTCTGCATCGCAGACGCCGCCCGCATTGAGGCCGTCAACGCCGAGCTCAAGACCTCCAAGGTTACCCTTGACCAAGCCGTCGCCGGTCATGACGCCGGCACCAACCCACGCCTCGACGTCCTCCGCGCCCAGGTCGACTACCAGAACGAACAGCAGAGCCTGATCTCGACCGCGAACACCTTGGCCAAAGATAAGCTGGCCCTCGCCCGCGCCATCGGCCTGCCGCTCGATCAGCCCTTCCAGCTCACCGATACCGCGCCCTTCAAGCCGCTCGACAATCTCAACGCGGAGACAGCCTTCACGGAAGCTCTCAAATCTCGCAAGGATCTGCAGGCCA is a window of Granulicella tundricola MP5ACTX9 DNA encoding:
- a CDS encoding oxidoreductase, with translation MAEIGVGVIGFGLATKVFHAPFVSAVPGLKLKAIVQRSGDEAAQAYPEVKIVRSVEELLADPAIALVVVATPNETHFPLAKQALEAGKHVVIDKPFAATSEQARELIELAQEMGLVLAPFHNRRWDADFLTVKKVMADGSLGRLVTFESHYDRYRPTLRENTWKEAANPANGLLMDLGPHLVDQVLSVFGQPETITASVRTDRDAKGIEDAFDIALGYKGLIAWCRSSMLACDASPRFLLHGTAGSFKKYGLDPQEPALLKGAKVPRMGSDEVWLQEDASAWGTLTVAPDLNKPAELVKTTVKSEIGDYRNFYASVRDAISGAGELEVPAEAGYDCVRVLELARVSSQEGRSVRLSE
- a CDS encoding TolC family protein translates to MTKTKAVSRPRLAQLALAACLVGGPVVLAPTGSAFAQAPGGSQPGASSTGTSSGANASAIQSGQTQLYNATGQNGATPTQDSYKGSIVTGKSTGTMMDLTLDDAIQRGLRQNLGIILQSSSVQGANGQRLEQLQQLLPTVTGSASIEVEQVNLAAYGLKFPGVNPIIGPFQVVDFRAYLTQNVLNIAALQSYIASKHNFAGAKLTAEDARDMVVLTVGNAYLLCIADAARIEAVNAELKTSKVTLDQAVAGHDAGTNPRLDVLRAQVDYQNEQQSLISTANTLAKDKLALARAIGLPLDQPFQLTDTAPFKPLDNLNAETAFTEALKSRKDLQASQEAVKSGEAQRKAAIADQFPVVSVSGDFGDIGETAGHSHGTFTATGQVSAPILQLAKTRGEREVADASLTQAKARLSDEVQQVNADIRDSILDIQSAAKLVDATKSNVDLATEALSEAQQRFHAGISDNLPVSQAQSQFEQANDQYISALYQHNVAKLTLARALGAAQTNYKDYLGGK